The Sphingomonas sp. KR3-1 genome contains a region encoding:
- a CDS encoding AI-2E family transporter, with protein sequence MDTKTETAQRAARLALVAALLLIGLWIAHGFVPALLWAVVLTIAVDPLHLRLRVWLNGPHRIVIPLIITALAALIVLVPLAFGITQAVREAHDIASWITLAQAQGVPVPDWVERLPMGADAVRGWWQTHLARPEDAAEQLRLLSGSAWLTHSRTIGANVAHRAVVFGFTLLTLFFVLRDRDALLEQGRRAVLRLFGPTGERVGTQAIRSVRGTIDGLVLVGLGVGALMALVYLVAGVPHPLLLGGATAIAAMIPFGAPVVFALAALLLLLQGSVAGAVVVVAIGTAIIFVADHFIRPAMIGGATQLPFLWVLIGILGGVETLGLLGLFIGPAVMAVLVMLWREFLAPAVVAESE encoded by the coding sequence ATGGATACCAAAACCGAAACCGCGCAGCGCGCCGCCCGTCTCGCGCTGGTCGCGGCACTTCTGCTCATCGGCCTGTGGATCGCGCACGGCTTCGTGCCGGCGCTGCTCTGGGCCGTGGTGCTGACGATCGCCGTCGATCCGCTGCACCTCAGGTTGCGCGTGTGGCTGAACGGGCCGCACCGGATCGTCATCCCGCTGATCATCACTGCGCTGGCGGCGCTGATCGTGCTGGTGCCGCTCGCCTTCGGCATCACCCAGGCGGTGCGCGAGGCGCATGACATTGCGAGCTGGATCACGCTCGCCCAGGCACAGGGCGTGCCGGTGCCCGACTGGGTGGAGCGACTGCCGATGGGCGCCGACGCAGTGCGCGGCTGGTGGCAGACGCATCTCGCCCGGCCCGAGGATGCCGCGGAACAATTGCGCCTGCTGAGCGGCAGCGCCTGGCTGACCCATTCGCGCACGATCGGCGCCAATGTCGCGCACCGGGCGGTGGTGTTCGGCTTCACGCTGCTAACCCTGTTCTTCGTGCTGCGCGACCGCGATGCGCTGCTCGAGCAGGGGCGCCGCGCGGTGCTGCGGCTGTTCGGCCCGACCGGCGAGCGCGTCGGCACCCAGGCGATCCGCTCGGTGCGCGGCACGATCGACGGGCTGGTGCTGGTCGGGCTCGGCGTCGGCGCGCTGATGGCGCTGGTCTATCTGGTCGCGGGCGTGCCGCACCCGCTGCTGCTCGGCGGCGCGACGGCGATCGCGGCGATGATCCCGTTCGGCGCGCCGGTGGTGTTCGCGCTGGCCGCGCTGCTGCTGCTGCTTCAGGGATCGGTGGCCGGCGCGGTGGTGGTGGTGGCGATCGGCACCGCGATCATCTTCGTAGCCGACCATTTCATCCGCCCGGCGATGATCGGCGGGGCGACGCAGCTGCCGTTCCTCTGGGTGCTGATCGGCATATTGGGCGGGGTCGAGACGCTCGGCCTGCTCGGGCTGTTCATCGGGCCGGCGGTGATGGCGGTGCTGGTGATGCTGTGGCGCGAGTTCCTGGCGCCGGCGGTGGTGGCGGAGAGCGAATAG
- a CDS encoding glycosyltransferase — MKAPNVHHIALIGNFLPRKCGLATYTTDTYTALKQRFPDLKVDVYAMDDHPGRYDYPEAVTRAIPEQDRAAYLDTARQIEASGAQALWIQHEYGIYGGPAGEYLIALLDRITIPVTATLHTVLENPNADQRRVMEALLRRASRVIVMAEKGREILKRVHGADDKKIVMIPHGVPDRPFADPADFKARFGWQGREVILTFGLLAPSKGIETVIEAMPAIAAARPDALYVILGATHPNLVAHEGEAYRDRLKAQTAALGVAEHVAFVDGFVEQDELLDYLQAADVYATPYPNPAQITSGTLSYAVAVGKPVVSTPYVHATEILAEDHGVLVPFNDSGAFAREISRLLADKDARTALAKRAYARGRTMLWPRLAETAMSQLAGIIAAKPRRFARPAKELSALKPNIAAVERMSDATGMLQHSIFSVPDRRHGYCIDDNARALILMSKIEEIDEMLRDKWTSIYAAFVQYAWNPDVRRFRNFMNFDRTWCEDVGSEDSNGRALWALGVTARDAKALKHRDWASALFDSTASIALELGSPRARAFAMLGAAAMLDAHPGHPLSVEILSRFGAELIELLDSNRRPEWSWFEIVLAYDNARLPEALLRAGTALGRSEFTSVGLETLEWIVAQQTSPEGRFRAVGSESFGREFAPPLQFDQQPLEAQATVEACVAAWEATGDERWNEEALRAYRWYLGVNDLDLPLASPQDGGCFDGLMPHGLNRNQGAESILALQLANCAISALSKATGNVATPIRAAVA, encoded by the coding sequence ATGAAAGCCCCGAACGTCCACCACATAGCGCTGATCGGTAACTTCCTGCCGCGCAAGTGCGGCCTCGCCACCTACACGACCGACACCTATACCGCGCTCAAGCAGCGCTTCCCGGATCTCAAGGTCGACGTCTATGCGATGGACGACCATCCCGGTCGCTATGATTATCCCGAGGCAGTCACGCGCGCGATCCCCGAGCAGGACCGCGCCGCCTATCTCGACACCGCGCGCCAGATCGAGGCATCGGGTGCCCAGGCGCTGTGGATCCAGCACGAGTACGGCATTTATGGCGGCCCCGCCGGCGAATATCTGATCGCGCTGCTCGACCGGATCACGATCCCGGTCACCGCGACGCTGCACACCGTGCTCGAGAACCCCAATGCCGATCAGCGCCGGGTGATGGAGGCGCTGCTGCGCCGTGCGTCGCGGGTGATCGTGATGGCCGAGAAGGGCCGCGAGATCCTGAAGCGCGTCCATGGTGCCGACGACAAGAAGATCGTCATGATCCCGCACGGCGTGCCCGACCGGCCCTTCGCCGATCCCGCGGACTTCAAGGCGCGCTTCGGCTGGCAGGGCCGCGAAGTGATCCTCACCTTCGGCCTGCTCGCGCCGAGCAAGGGCATCGAGACGGTGATCGAAGCGATGCCGGCGATCGCCGCGGCGCGGCCCGATGCACTCTATGTGATCTTGGGCGCGACTCACCCCAATCTCGTCGCGCATGAGGGCGAAGCCTATCGCGACCGGCTGAAGGCGCAGACCGCTGCGCTCGGCGTGGCCGAGCATGTCGCGTTCGTCGATGGATTCGTCGAGCAGGATGAACTGCTCGACTATCTCCAGGCGGCGGACGTCTATGCGACGCCCTATCCCAATCCTGCGCAGATCACCTCCGGCACGCTTTCCTATGCTGTGGCCGTGGGCAAGCCGGTGGTCTCGACCCCCTATGTCCACGCGACCGAGATCCTCGCCGAGGATCACGGCGTGCTGGTGCCGTTCAACGACAGCGGCGCCTTTGCCCGCGAGATCTCGCGGCTGCTCGCCGACAAGGATGCGCGCACCGCGCTCGCGAAGCGTGCCTATGCCCGTGGCCGCACGATGCTGTGGCCGCGCCTTGCCGAAACCGCGATGAGCCAGCTGGCCGGCATCATTGCCGCCAAGCCGCGCCGCTTCGCCCGTCCGGCGAAGGAGCTGTCGGCGCTCAAGCCCAACATCGCCGCGGTTGAGCGGATGAGCGATGCGACCGGGATGCTGCAGCACTCGATCTTCTCGGTGCCCGATCGGCGCCACGGCTATTGCATCGACGACAATGCCCGGGCGCTGATCCTGATGTCGAAGATCGAGGAGATCGACGAAATGCTGCGGGACAAGTGGACGAGCATCTACGCCGCCTTCGTCCAATATGCTTGGAATCCCGATGTCCGGCGCTTCCGCAACTTCATGAATTTCGACCGGACCTGGTGCGAGGATGTCGGCTCGGAAGATTCGAACGGCCGCGCTCTCTGGGCGCTGGGCGTCACTGCGCGCGACGCCAAGGCGCTCAAGCACCGCGACTGGGCCTCGGCGCTGTTCGACTCCACTGCTTCGATCGCGCTCGAGCTCGGATCGCCGCGTGCCCGCGCCTTTGCGATGCTGGGCGCGGCGGCGATGCTCGATGCACATCCCGGCCATCCGCTCAGCGTCGAGATCCTCTCGCGCTTCGGCGCCGAGCTGATCGAGCTGCTCGACAGCAATCGCCGGCCCGAATGGAGCTGGTTCGAGATCGTGCTGGCCTATGACAATGCCCGGTTGCCCGAGGCGCTGCTGCGGGCCGGCACTGCGCTGGGGCGGAGCGAGTTCACCAGCGTCGGGCTCGAGACGCTCGAATGGATCGTCGCGCAGCAGACCTCGCCCGAGGGGCGGTTCCGCGCCGTCGGTTCGGAGAGCTTCGGCCGCGAATTTGCGCCGCCGCTCCAGTTCGACCAGCAGCCGCTCGAGGCGCAGGCGACGGTGGAAGCCTGTGTCGCGGCTTGGGAAGCGACCGGCGACGAGCGCTGGAACGAGGAAGCGCTGCGCGCCTATCGCTGGTACCTTGGCGTGAACGATCTCGATCTGCCGCTCGCAAGCCCGCAGGATGGCGGCTGTTTCGACGGGCTGATGCCCCATGGGCTCAACCGCAACCAGGGCGCGGAGTCGATTTTGGCGCTCCAGCTCGCCAATTGCGCGATTTCGGCTCTTTCAAAAGCAACCGGAAACGTGGCAACACCCATTCGAGCCGCAGTGGCGTAA
- the queF gene encoding preQ(1) synthase: MDAKHLGKASTLPATPEEAELDYVPNPRKGTRYLIRFAAPEFTSLCPITGQPDFAHLVIDYVPGDTIVESKSLKLFLGSFRNHGAFHEDCTVGIGQRLFDEMQPEWLRIGGYWYPRGGIPIDVFWQSGAPPEGVWVPDQGVAGYRGRG, translated from the coding sequence ATGGACGCCAAACACCTCGGAAAAGCCTCGACCCTTCCCGCTACCCCGGAAGAGGCCGAGCTCGACTATGTGCCCAATCCCCGCAAGGGCACGCGCTACCTCATCCGCTTCGCCGCACCCGAGTTCACCTCGCTCTGCCCGATCACCGGCCAGCCGGATTTCGCGCATCTGGTGATCGACTATGTGCCGGGCGACACGATCGTCGAGTCCAAGTCGCTGAAGCTGTTCCTGGGCAGCTTTCGCAACCACGGCGCCTTCCACGAGGACTGCACGGTAGGCATCGGCCAGCGGCTGTTCGACGAGATGCAGCCCGAATGGCTCCGGATCGGTGGCTATTGGTATCCGCGCGGCGGCATCCCGATCGACGTCTTCTGGCAGTCTGGTGCGCCGCCGGAAGGTGTCTGGGTACCCGATCAGGGCGTTGCCGGCTATCGCGGCCGCGGCTGA
- a CDS encoding glycoside hydrolase family 130 protein — MLELFNHELRLRADPSRVVVRPFHIAWASNGSGPSRSERLVTEVLAMSPGEARQQLEIVLKDFEARHWQTRRVFMTRYDEIEGMLGLDGSEIGDEKRQLIGAYFCHEYSYAAAALMNPSAVPHYDQTGMPPGSLRILMSLRAVGEGHISSVAFREGIITEHNELTLAPEPPFATAADAREEDEEHVPEGPVTVYRHRDSTLSGTVIFPITKAQSNGLEDLRITHFRHEDGQEEWIGTYTAYNGSQIQSELLRTRDWRSFDLVPMSGGASRNKGMALFPRTVNGKYMMLGRQDGENIFLHSSDDITRWEGGELLIKPKFPWELVQMGNCGPPIELDEGWLMLTHGVGAMRKYSIGAALLDKNDPSKVLARSAEPLLAAADQDREGYVPNVVYTCGAIKHGDKLFIPYGVADSSVAFGFVPIGSLLAQMR, encoded by the coding sequence ATGCTCGAACTTTTCAATCATGAGTTGCGGCTGCGCGCGGATCCTTCGCGCGTCGTGGTGCGGCCTTTCCATATCGCCTGGGCATCGAACGGGTCGGGACCGAGCCGCAGCGAGCGGCTGGTGACCGAAGTGCTCGCCATGTCGCCGGGCGAGGCGCGCCAGCAGCTGGAGATCGTCCTCAAGGACTTCGAGGCGCGCCACTGGCAGACCCGCCGCGTTTTCATGACGCGCTATGACGAGATCGAGGGCATGCTCGGGCTCGACGGCAGCGAGATCGGCGACGAGAAGCGCCAGCTGATCGGCGCCTATTTCTGCCATGAGTACAGCTATGCCGCCGCCGCGCTGATGAACCCCAGCGCCGTGCCGCACTACGACCAGACCGGCATGCCGCCCGGATCGCTCCGCATCCTGATGAGCCTGCGCGCCGTCGGCGAGGGGCACATCTCCTCGGTCGCCTTCCGCGAAGGCATCATCACCGAGCACAACGAGCTGACGCTCGCCCCCGAGCCGCCCTTCGCCACCGCCGCGGATGCCCGCGAGGAAGACGAGGAGCATGTGCCCGAGGGTCCTGTGACCGTCTATCGCCACCGCGACTCCACGCTGTCCGGCACCGTCATCTTCCCGATCACCAAGGCCCAGTCCAACGGCCTCGAGGATCTGCGCATCACCCATTTCCGCCACGAGGACGGGCAGGAAGAGTGGATCGGCACCTACACCGCCTATAACGGCTCGCAGATCCAGTCCGAGCTGCTGCGCACCCGCGACTGGCGCAGCTTCGACCTGGTGCCGATGTCGGGCGGCGCGAGCCGTAACAAGGGCATGGCACTGTTCCCGCGCACCGTGAACGGCAAGTACATGATGCTCGGCCGGCAGGACGGCGAGAACATCTTCCTCCACAGCTCCGACGACATCACCCGCTGGGAAGGCGGCGAGCTGCTGATCAAGCCGAAATTCCCCTGGGAGCTCGTCCAGATGGGCAATTGCGGCCCGCCGATCGAGCTCGACGAGGGCTGGCTGATGCTCACCCACGGCGTCGGCGCGATGCGCAAATATTCGATCGGCGCCGCGCTGCTCGACAAGAACGATCCCTCCAAGGTCCTCGCCCGCTCGGCCGAGCCGCTGCTCGCCGCCGCCGACCAGGACCGCGAGGGATATGTTCCCAACGTCGTCTACACCTGCGGCGCCATCAAGCATGGCGACAAGCTGTTCATCCCGTACGGCGTGGCGGACAGCTCGGTCGCATTCGGTTTCGTGCCGATCGGCTCGCTGCTCGCCCAGATGCGCTGA
- a CDS encoding SRPBCC domain-containing protein — MTETRTLVMERDFPHAPDKLWRALTQPHLIAEWLMPNDFALAHGHRFTLQSQAYPGWSGRIDCEVQEIEPGRQLSYSWNTGGGEEAMPRFESVVTLTIEPVGSGTRLRMEQTGFTNDNNYNGANYGWAKFLAKLEDVAAGLD, encoded by the coding sequence ATGACCGAGACGCGCACGCTGGTGATGGAGCGCGACTTTCCGCACGCGCCGGACAAGCTGTGGCGCGCGCTCACCCAGCCGCACCTGATCGCCGAATGGCTGATGCCCAACGACTTCGCCCTGGCGCATGGGCACCGCTTCACGCTGCAGAGCCAGGCCTATCCCGGCTGGAGCGGGCGGATCGACTGCGAGGTGCAGGAGATCGAGCCGGGCCGCCAGCTTTCCTACAGCTGGAACACCGGCGGCGGCGAGGAGGCGATGCCGCGCTTCGAATCGGTGGTGACGCTGACGATCGAGCCGGTGGGCAGCGGCACGCGGCTGCGGATGGAGCAGACCGGCTTCACCAACGACAATAATTACAACGGCGCGAATTATGGCTGGGCGAAGTTTCTCGCCAAGCTGGAGGACGTCGCCGCGGGGCTCGACTGA
- a CDS encoding metalloregulator ArsR/SmtB family transcription factor, which produces MQPAALATADSLFRALGDPTRRALFERLARGELTVRALTDGAGISQPAVSKHLAVLRGAGLVLDRPQGRETHYRANPKGLAPLLDWMRLHENLWAGSFDRLEDLLKRMDQ; this is translated from the coding sequence ATGCAGCCTGCCGCCCTCGCCACCGCCGATTCGCTGTTCCGCGCGCTGGGCGACCCGACGCGCCGCGCGCTGTTCGAGCGGCTGGCGCGCGGCGAGCTGACCGTGCGCGCGCTGACCGACGGGGCGGGGATCTCGCAGCCGGCAGTCTCGAAGCATCTCGCGGTGCTGCGCGGCGCGGGGCTGGTGCTCGACCGGCCGCAGGGCCGCGAGACGCATTACCGCGCCAACCCCAAGGGGCTGGCGCCGCTGCTCGACTGGATGCGGCTGCACGAGAATTTATGGGCCGGTAGCTTCGACCGGCTTGAGGACCTGCTGAAGAGGATGGACCAATGA
- a CDS encoding MBL fold metallo-hydrolase, translating into MAYLLIAGLLLAGAASDPDGPPLRQVAPGAWVLEGHSGNVLIVPGDRGTLIVDAERPGDAPEIVAAVAKLGKAPVTTVIDTHWHMDHAGGNEALAKQGATVIAQRKVRVRRSVSQYMPAYKVTVPAGSAAALPTIVYDERYQVKLGGETVSLRHAPAAHTDGDTIVWLKRADVVHMGDVYFAGIWPFIDRASGGSIDGMIAAVGTVLDRADRKTVVVPAHGPIGDKAALAKYRAMLAAVRAAVAKGIAAGQGADQIVASKPAAAWREGMEGDEDRFVAAVYDSLKPG; encoded by the coding sequence ATGGCATATTTGCTGATCGCAGGGTTGTTGCTGGCGGGCGCGGCATCCGATCCGGATGGGCCGCCGCTGCGCCAGGTCGCGCCGGGGGCCTGGGTGCTCGAGGGGCATAGCGGCAACGTGCTGATCGTCCCGGGCGACAGGGGCACGCTGATCGTCGATGCCGAGCGGCCGGGCGACGCGCCGGAGATCGTCGCGGCGGTGGCGAAGCTCGGCAAGGCGCCGGTCACCACCGTGATCGACACGCATTGGCACATGGATCATGCCGGCGGGAACGAGGCGCTGGCGAAGCAGGGCGCGACGGTGATCGCGCAGCGCAAGGTCCGCGTGCGGCGCAGCGTTTCGCAATACATGCCCGCCTACAAGGTCACCGTGCCGGCCGGCAGCGCGGCGGCGCTTCCGACGATCGTGTATGACGAGCGCTATCAGGTGAAGCTGGGCGGCGAGACCGTGTCGCTGCGCCACGCGCCCGCCGCGCATACCGACGGCGACACGATCGTCTGGTTGAAGCGCGCCGATGTCGTCCACATGGGCGACGTCTATTTCGCCGGGATCTGGCCGTTCATCGACCGCGCCTCGGGCGGCAGCATCGACGGGATGATCGCGGCAGTCGGCACGGTGCTGGACAGGGCCGACCGCAAGACCGTGGTGGTGCCGGCGCATGGCCCGATCGGCGACAAGGCAGCGCTGGCGAAGTATCGCGCGATGCTCGCCGCCGTGCGCGCCGCCGTGGCGAAGGGCATCGCCGCCGGGCAAGGCGCCGACCAGATTGTCGCCAGCAAGCCGGCCGCGGCCTGGCGCGAAGGGATGGAAGGCGATGAGGACCGCTTCGTCGCGGCGGTGTATGACAGCCTGAAGCCGGGTTGA
- a CDS encoding sulfurtransferase encodes MDSLVTTDWLAGAPNVLVLDATYTSTIPGSPPRNPRAEFEAEHIHGARFLDLDTLVDDTSPLPSTVPTVAMIAERLRALGADTETQIVLYDNSPHHTACRAWWVLRLAGVDVALLDGGMAKWKAEGRACATGPHHAQPGSFEPRTPKAQVRTLEQMKGETGQIADARSAARFTGEEPDPRAEVAAGHIPGSRSVPYPRFFNPDGTWKHPDHIRSVFEESRIDLAQPLVTTCGSGITAAILAFGAHLLDNEAALYDGSWTEWGSRPETAKALGPA; translated from the coding sequence ATGGATAGCCTCGTAACGACCGATTGGCTGGCCGGCGCGCCGAACGTGCTGGTGCTGGACGCAACCTACACCTCGACGATCCCCGGATCGCCGCCGCGCAACCCGCGCGCCGAATTCGAGGCAGAGCATATCCACGGCGCGCGCTTCCTCGACCTCGATACGCTGGTCGACGACACCAGCCCGCTGCCGTCGACCGTGCCGACCGTCGCGATGATCGCCGAGCGGCTGCGCGCGCTGGGCGCGGACACCGAGACGCAGATCGTCCTCTACGACAACAGCCCGCACCACACGGCCTGCCGCGCCTGGTGGGTGCTGCGGCTGGCGGGCGTCGACGTGGCGCTGCTCGATGGCGGCATGGCCAAGTGGAAGGCAGAGGGCCGGGCCTGCGCCACCGGCCCGCACCACGCCCAGCCCGGCAGCTTCGAACCGCGCACACCCAAGGCGCAGGTCCGTACGCTCGAGCAGATGAAGGGCGAGACCGGCCAGATCGCCGACGCCCGCTCGGCCGCGCGCTTCACCGGCGAGGAGCCCGATCCGCGCGCCGAAGTCGCCGCCGGCCATATCCCCGGCTCGCGCAGCGTGCCCTATCCGCGCTTCTTCAACCCGGATGGCACCTGGAAGCATCCCGACCATATCCGCAGCGTGTTCGAGGAGAGCAGGATCGACCTTGCCCAGCCGCTGGTCACCACCTGCGGATCGGGCATCACCGCGGCGATCCTGGCGTTCGGCGCGCACCTGCTCGACAACGAGGCCGCGCTCTACGACGGAAGCTGGACCGAATGGGGCTCGCGGCCCGAGACCGCCAAGGCATTGGGCCCGGCATGA
- a CDS encoding oligopeptide transporter, OPT family, which produces MTPDKTGESTRPMAELTLRGIILGALITILFTAANVYAGLKVGLTFATSIPAAVVSMAILKAFKSGTILENNIVQTIASAAGTLAAIVFVLPGLIMVGWWSGFPYWTTVAVCITGGVLGVMFSVPLRRALVTGTDLPYPEGVAAAEVLKVGSGSGAGDKENAAGLRTLMIGTVFSGLFALLAKMKLVAEEAGKNYAIGGTATGWSTSWSMLLIGVGHLVGISVGAAMFFGMLISWTVLVPWFAHGGDISAGVDALVGGTFRGQVRFIGAGTIGVAAIWSLLKIIGPILAGLRSALAASRARQGGQALDITERDMPIGVVGLITLATLVPIAWLLWTFSAGGPVHDHPIAVIGGSLAYVLVVGVMIAAICGYMAGLIGASNSPVSGVGILAVLGASLLLVAVFGHEADAGRTNALIAYALFTTAIIFSIATISNDNLQDLKTGQLVGATPWKQQLALVLGVVFGSLAIPLVLDLLKNTLGFVGMPGAGPNALSAPQAALISSIAKGVLGGDIDWGLIGLGALIGACVILIDELLGRAGKMRLPPLAVGMGIYLPMGLTLLIPVGAVIGHFYDRWAKKQANPEFAERMGVLAATGLIVGESLFGVAFAGILAWANRNSPIPPNDAPLAIMPDSFESIAMWVAPLLFFGLIAVSYAMTRKLVRATPASAGPETPAEGEANYR; this is translated from the coding sequence ATGACCCCTGACAAGACTGGCGAATCGACCCGCCCGATGGCCGAGCTGACCCTGCGCGGCATCATCCTCGGCGCGCTGATCACGATCCTGTTCACCGCGGCCAACGTCTATGCCGGGCTCAAGGTCGGCCTCACCTTCGCCACCTCGATCCCCGCCGCGGTCGTCTCGATGGCGATCCTCAAGGCTTTCAAGAGCGGCACGATCCTCGAGAACAACATCGTCCAGACGATCGCGTCCGCCGCAGGCACGCTCGCCGCCATCGTCTTCGTGCTGCCCGGCCTGATCATGGTCGGCTGGTGGTCGGGCTTCCCCTATTGGACCACCGTCGCGGTATGCATCACCGGCGGCGTGCTCGGCGTGATGTTCTCGGTGCCGCTGCGCCGCGCATTGGTTACCGGCACGGACCTGCCCTACCCGGAAGGCGTCGCCGCCGCCGAAGTGCTCAAGGTCGGTTCGGGCTCGGGCGCCGGCGACAAGGAGAATGCCGCGGGGCTGCGCACGCTGATGATCGGCACGGTCTTCTCCGGCCTGTTCGCGCTGCTCGCCAAGATGAAGCTGGTCGCCGAGGAAGCCGGCAAGAACTACGCGATCGGCGGCACCGCCACCGGCTGGTCGACCAGCTGGTCGATGCTGCTGATCGGCGTCGGCCATCTCGTCGGCATCTCTGTCGGCGCCGCGATGTTCTTCGGCATGCTGATCTCCTGGACGGTGCTGGTGCCCTGGTTCGCGCATGGCGGGGATATCAGCGCCGGCGTCGATGCGCTGGTCGGCGGCACCTTCCGCGGCCAGGTGCGCTTCATCGGCGCCGGCACGATCGGCGTCGCGGCGATCTGGTCGCTGCTCAAGATCATCGGCCCGATCCTCGCCGGCCTGCGCTCCGCCCTCGCCGCCTCGCGCGCGCGCCAGGGCGGCCAGGCGCTCGATATCACCGAACGCGACATGCCGATCGGCGTGGTCGGGCTGATCACCCTCGCCACGCTGGTGCCGATCGCCTGGCTGCTGTGGACCTTCTCGGCCGGCGGCCCGGTCCACGATCACCCGATCGCCGTGATCGGCGGCTCGCTCGCCTATGTCCTGGTCGTCGGCGTGATGATCGCGGCGATCTGCGGCTATATGGCCGGGCTGATCGGCGCGTCGAACTCGCCGGTCTCGGGCGTCGGCATCCTCGCCGTACTCGGCGCCTCGCTGCTGCTCGTCGCGGTGTTCGGGCATGAGGCCGATGCGGGGCGCACCAACGCGCTGATCGCCTATGCGCTGTTCACCACCGCGATCATCTTCTCGATCGCGACGATCTCGAACGACAATCTCCAGGACCTCAAGACCGGCCAGCTGGTCGGCGCGACGCCGTGGAAGCAGCAGCTCGCGCTGGTGCTGGGCGTGGTGTTCGGCAGCCTCGCCATCCCGCTGGTGCTCGATCTGCTCAAGAACACGCTCGGCTTCGTCGGCATGCCCGGCGCCGGCCCCAACGCGCTGTCGGCGCCGCAGGCGGCGCTGATCTCGTCGATCGCCAAGGGCGTGCTCGGCGGCGATATCGACTGGGGGCTGATCGGATTGGGCGCGCTGATCGGCGCCTGCGTGATCCTGATCGACGAGCTTCTCGGCAGGGCGGGCAAGATGCGGCTGCCGCCGCTCGCCGTCGGCATGGGCATCTATCTGCCGATGGGGCTCACCTTGCTGATCCCGGTCGGCGCGGTGATCGGGCATTTCTACGATCGCTGGGCGAAGAAGCAGGCCAATCCCGAGTTCGCCGAGCGGATGGGCGTGCTGGCCGCGACCGGGCTGATCGTCGGCGAATCGCTGTTCGGCGTCGCCTTTGCCGGCATCCTCGCCTGGGCCAACCGCAATTCGCCGATCCCGCCCAACGATGCGCCGCTAGCGATCATGCCCGACAGTTTCGAGAGCATCGCGATGTGGGTCGCGCCGCTGCTGTTCTTCGGGCTGATCGCTGTCTCCTACGCGATGACGCGCAAGCTGGTCCGCGCCACGCCTGCGAGCGCGGGTCCGGAGACGCCGGCCGAGGGCGAGGCGAACTATCGGTGA